A genomic segment from Bufo bufo chromosome 8, aBufBuf1.1, whole genome shotgun sequence encodes:
- the GPR174 gene encoding probable G-protein coupled receptor 174 — protein sequence MPLGSNVTGGCEMDGRVLDYLYAITYAVILIPGLIGNVLALWVFYAYMKETKRAVIFMINLAMADLLQVLSLPLRIFYYLHKSWPFGRFVCMFCFYLKYVNMYASIFFLVCISVRRFIYLLYPFRHRQRRCDVYVSVAGWILVCLSCLPFPLLRTGQETSGGEQRCFVDLPLLDIGFAASVVTVTAAEIFGFVSPLAIVLFCTWRTVASLREPHAASHDLGEKKKALKMILTCAAVFLICFAPYHLSFPLDFLAKANKIASCSQRRAILTLHPVALCLASMNCCLDPVIYYFTTDEFRRRLSRQDLVDGAEMQIYDGKDFTDPCGCRAR from the coding sequence ATGCCGCTTGGCAGCAATGTTACAGGCGGCTGTGAGATGGACGGGCGCGTCCTGGACTACCTGTACGCCATCACCTACGCCGTCATCCTCATCCCGGGGCTGATCGGGAACGTCCTGGCGCTGTGGGTCTTCTACGCGTACATGAAGGAGACGAAGCGCGCCGTCATCTTCATGATCAACCTGGCCATGGCGGACCTGCTGCAGGTGCTGTCGCTGCCGCTGCGCATCTTTTATTACCTGCACAAGTCGTGGCCCTTCGGACGCTTCGTCTGTATGTTCTGCTTCTACCTGAAGTACGTCAACATGTACGCCAGCATCTTCTTCCTGGTGTGCATCAGCGTGCGCCGCTTCATCTACCTCCTCTACCCCTTCCGCCATAGGCAGCGGCGGTGTGACGTGTACGTTAGCGTCGCCGGCTGGATCCTAGTCTGCCTCAGTTGCCTCCCGTTTCCTCTGCTCAGGACGGGGCAGGAGACGAGCGGCGGCGAGCAGAGATGCTTTGTGGACCTCCCCCTGCTGGACATTGGCTTTGCCGCCTCCGTGGTCACGGTGACCGCCGCCGAGATCTTCGGGTTTGTCAGTCCGCTGGCCATTGTTCTGTTCTGCACCTGGAGGACGGTGGCCTCGCTGCGGGAGCCGCACGCCGCCTCTCACGACCTCGGGGAGAAGAAGAAGGCGCTGAAGATGATCCTGACCTGCGCCGCCGTCTTCCTCATCTGCTTCGCTCCCTATCACCTCAGCTTCCCGCTAGATTTCCTGGCCAAAGCCAACAAGATCGCCTCATGCTCGCAGCGGCGCGCCATCCTCACCCTGCACCCCGTGGCGCTCTGCCTGGCCAGTATGAACTGCTGCCTGGACCCCGTCATCTACTACTTCACCACCGACGAGTTCCGGCGCAGGCTGTCCCGGCAGGACTTGGTGGACGGCGCCGAGATGCAGATTTATGACGGTAAAGACTTCACGGATCCCTGCGGCTGCCGAGCGAGGTGA
- the LOC120978219 gene encoding uncharacterized protein LOC120978219 has product MRTVYGDIWGRMRTVHEDIWGRMRTYEDCVRGHLGTYEDCARGHLGTYEDCVRGHLGTYEDCVRGHLGTYEDCARGHLGTYEDCVRGHLGRMRTVYGDIWGRMRTVHEDIWGRMRTVHEDIWGRMRTVYGDIWGRMRTVHEDIWGRMRTVHEDIWGRMRTVYGDIWGRMRTVYGDIWGRMRTVHEDIWGRMRTVHEDIWGRMRTVYGDIWGRMRTVYEDIWGRMRTVHEDIWGRMRTVHEDIWGRMRTVYEDIWGRMRTVYGDIWGRMRTVYGDIWGRMRTVYGDIWGRMRTVHEDIWGRMRTVHEDIWGRMRTVYGDIWGRMRTVYEDIWGRMRTVYGDIWERMRTVYEDIWGRMRTVHREIWGRMRTVYGDIWGRMRTVYEDIWGRMRTVHGDIWGRMRTVYGDIWDV; this is encoded by the exons ATGAGGACTGTGTACGGGGACATCTGGGGACGTATGAGGACTGTGCACGAGGACATCTGGGGACGTATGAGGACGTATGAGGACTGTGTACGAGGACATCTGGGGACGTATGAGGACTGTGCACGAGGACATCTGGGGACGTATGAGGACTGTGTACGGGGACATCTGGGGACGTATGAGGACTGTGTACGGGGACATCTGGGGACGTATGAGGACTGTGCACGAGGACATCTGGGGACGTATGAGGACTGTGTACGGGGACATCTGGGGCGTATGAGGACTGTGTACGGGGACATCTGGGGACGTATGAGGACTGTGCACGAGGACATCTGGGGACGTATGAGGACTGTGCACGAGGACATCTGGGGACGTATGAGGACTGTGTATGGGGACATCTGGGGACGTATGAGGACTGTGCACGAGGACATCTGGGGACGTATGAGGACTGTGCACGAGGACATCTGGGGACGTATGAGGACTGTGTATGGGGACATCTGGGGACGTATGAGGACTGTGTACGGGGACATCTGGGGACGTATGAGGACTGTGCACGAGGACATCTGGGGACGTATGAGGACTGTGCACGAGGACATCTGGGGACGTATGAGGACTGTGTATGGGGACATCTGGGGACGTATGAGGACTGTGTACGAGGACATCTGGGGACGTATGAGGACTGTGCACGAGGAC ATCTGGGGACGTATGAGGACTGTGCACGAGGACATCTGGGGACGTATGAGGACTGTGTACGAGGACATCTGGGGACGTATGAGGACTGTGTACGGGGACATCTGGGGACGTATGAGGACTGTGTACGGGGACATCTGGGGACGTATGAGGACTGTGTACGGGGACATCTGGGGACGTATGAGGACTGTGCACGAGGACATCTGGGGACGTATGAGGACTGTGCACGAGGACATCTGGGGACGTATGAGGACTGTGTACGGGGACATCTGGGGACGTATGAGGACTGTGTACGAGGACATCTGGGGACGTATGAGGACTGTGTACGGGGACATCTGGGAACGTATGAGGACTGTGTACGAGGACATCTGGGGACGTATGAGGACTGTGCACCGTGAAATCTGGGGACGTATGAGGACTGTGTACGGGGACATCTGGGGACGTATGAGGACTGTGTACGAGGACATCTGGGGACGTATGAGGACTGTGCACGGGGACATCTGGGGACGTATGAGGACTGTGTACGGGGACATCTGGGACGTATGA